A genomic stretch from Engraulis encrasicolus isolate BLACKSEA-1 chromosome 12, IST_EnEncr_1.0, whole genome shotgun sequence includes:
- the mylz3 gene encoding myosin, light polypeptide 3, skeletal muscle, whose translation MGDAPPAEAAPAEAAPAEAPAAPAGFSADQIEDFKEAFGLFDKVGDNQVAYNQVADIMRALNQNPTNGEVKKLLGDPSADDMANKRMNFDAFLPLLAKQDAVVKGTYDDYVEGLRVFDKEGNGTVLGAELRIVLGTMGEKMKEDEIDALMQGQEDDNGAINYEAFVKHIMSV comes from the exons ATG GGTGACGCTCCCCCCGCAGAGGCCGCTCCCGCTGAGGCCGCCCCCGCTGAAGCCCCCGCTGCCCCCGCTGGCTTCTCCGCTGACCAGATTGAGG ACTTCAAGGAGGCCTTCGGTCTTTTCGACAAAGTTGGTGACAACCAGGTGGCCTACAACCAGGTTGCTGACATCATGCGCGCCCTGAACCAGAACCCCACCAACGGAGAGGTGAAGAAGCTGCTCGGTGACCCCAGCGCAGATG ACATGGCCAACAAGAGGATGAACTTCGACGCTTTCCTGCCCCTGCTCGCCAAACAGGACGCTGTCGTGAAGGGTACCTATGACGACTACGTTGAGGGTCTCCGCGTCTTCGACAAGGAGGGCAACGGCACCGTCTTGGGCGCTGAGCTGCGTATTGTGTTGGGCACAATGG GTGAGAAGATGAAGGAGGACGAGATTGACGCCCTTATGCAGGGTCAGGAGGACGACAATGGCGCTATAAACTACGAGG cTTTCGTCAAACACATCATGTCTGTGTAA